In the bacterium HR17 genome, GCGCCGACTTTGATCAAACACTCCACCGCTGCGCGGGTGACGGCACGGTGCGGACGCACCCGCCGCAAAAAATCGGCGATATCGGCGAACGGACCACCTTCGTCCCGCACCCTCAAGATCGCTTCAACGGCGTTGTCACCGACATTTTTGATCGCGCCCAAACCGAAGCGGATAGCGCGCTGCCCGCCGTGTTCCTCAATCGCAAAGTCGTAATGGCTGCGATTGATGTCGGGCGGCAAAACAGGGATTTTCATCCGCCGGCACTCTTCCAGACCGATGACGATCTTGTCGCGGAAGTTGCGGTTGGCTGACAGAAACGCTGTCATGTATTGCACGGGGTAATTGGCTTTGAGATACGCCGTCTGGTAGGCGACGAGGGCGTAAGCCGCGCTGTGGGACTTGTTGAACGCATACTGGGCGAACGCCGACATGCGCTCCCACAGTTGCTCCGCTGTCTCCTTGGGGACGCCGTTGTTGACAGCACCTTCAAGGAACAGTGGGCGCATCTTTTCCATCAGGTCAGCTTTCTTTTTGCCCATCGCCCGCATCAAGATTTCCGCCTGCGGCATGGAAAACCCCGCCAGTTCGTTGGCGATTCGCATGACTTGCTCTTGGTAAAGCATGACGCCGAAAGTGTCCCGTAAGATCGGTTCCAACTTCGGGTGCAAATATTCAATGGGTTCACCGTGTCGGCGTCGGACAAAGACGGGGATGTCCTCCATCGGTCCAGGGCGGTAAAGGGCGACCAAGGGCACGAGGTGTTCAAACCGATCTGGGCGCAGGTCCCGCAGCAGTTTGCGCCATCCTTGCTTCTCCATCTGGAAGACCCCAACGGTGTGCCCCTCGCTCAGCATGGCGTAGGTCTTGGGGTCATCCAACGGTAGTTTGTTTAGGTCAATCTCCACACCATCCGTCTGCCGAACGAGGGTGATGGTGCGTCCGATAATGGTGGAGTTGCGCAACCCCAGAAAGTCCATCTTGACCAAGCCGACTTTTTCTACCGAAGCACCGTCGTATTGGGTGATGACGCCCCCTTCATGTCCCCGTTGCAATGGGACGAGTTCTATCAGCGGGCGACTGCCGATGACGACACCGCAAGGGTGCGTGGACGCATGGCGCGCCAACCCTTCAATGGCTTTGGCAGTATCCAACCAGTTACGCACGCGTTCGTCGCTGCCGTAAAGTTCCCGTAACTCAAAGACCATTTCCAGCGCGTCCGCCAAACTCAATTTAGGCGGGATCAATTTCGCCACGCGGTCAACGGTTTGCGGGTCAATTTTCAAAACGCGTCCGCTATCGCGAACGGCGGCACGGGCTTGGAGCGTCCCGAAAGTGACGATTTGCGCCACATGGTCGTCGCCGTATTTGCGCCGCACATACGCGATGATTTCGTCACGGCGGTCGTCGGGAAAATCCAAGTCAATGTCGGGCGAAGTCTGCCGTTCAGGGTTCAAAAAGCGTTCAAACATCAAGCCGTATTTGAGCGGGTCAATGTTGGTAATGCCCAAGACATAACTGACCATGCACCCTGCCGCACTACCCCGACCGGGTCCGACCAAGATGCCTTGCGAACGGGCGTAATGCACGATGTCCCAGACGATAAGGAAATAGCCGGCGTAGCCTTTCTGGCAGATGACTTGCAGTTCGTAATCCAACCGCTTTTTGACCTCTTCCGACGGCTCGGGGTAGCGCGAGGGGAGCCGTTCGTAGCATAACTTGCGCAGAAACTCTTCGGGCGTTAAACCGCCGGGCACTTCGTAACGCGGCATCTTGGGTTCACCCAGCGGCAACCGACAGTTACACCGTTCGGCGATTTCTACCGTGCGTTCCATAGCGTCCAAGTGGTCAGGAAACAGTTGCTGCATCTCCGCGGCGGACTTGAGGTAAAACTCACGGCTTTTGAAACGGAAACGGTCCTCCTCTTCCAGCGACTTGCTGCCCGTGTTGATCGCCAACAAGACATCTTGCGCTTGCCAATCTTCCGCACGGACATAATGGACATCGTTGGTGACGATGAGCGGAATGCCCAATTTGCGGCTCATGGCAACTAAGGCTTCATTGACCTTACGCTGCTCAGGGATGCCGTGATCTTGCAGTTCCAAGAAGAAGTTGTCGCGACCGAAGATGTCGCGAAACTCACAGGCAAGCCGTTCCGCAGTCGGCATGTCATCGCGCAGGATGGCGCGGCAGATAGGGCTGGCGAGGCAGGCGCTGGTGGCGATCAAACCGTCGTGATATTGCGCCAGCAATTCCTTGTCAGCACGGGGCTTGTAATAGAACCCCTCCAAGTGGGCTTTGCTGACAATTTTGATGAGGTTGGAGTAGCCGACCTCGTTTTCGCAAAGCAACAAGAGGTGATAGGCTTCCGCGTGTTGGCGTGATCCGCGATCAAAACGGCTCTTGGTCGTGTAGTAAATTTCGCACCCCAGCAGCGGTTTAATTCCCGCTTCCGTGCAGGCTTCGTAAAACTCCACGACGCCATACATGACGCCGTGATCGGTCAGCGCCAAAGCGGGCATTTCCAAGTCGCACGCTCGGCGGACCAAATTTTTGATGCGTCCGGCGCCGTCCAGCAGACTGTATTCGGAGTGAACATGCAGGTGGACAAAGTTACACCTCATGGCTCTCTCACCCCTCACCACGACCTACGACCGAACCCGTCAGAGGTGTGTCAAGCGCCTTCGTCAGGCTTGGGCAGAATTTTGATGCGTTCGTCTTCCGATGGTGCCGTGTCGCTCAGGTAGATGACCTGCCCGCGCGGGCGCCAAAGGGTTTCCTGTTGGGGCATGGTGTCAGAGGTAGCCATTTCCGCGTCGCTCCTTGGTGAGTTGACCTCTACGGGTTGATCAGCCAGTGCGGCTTGGTGCTCCCGCAAGATTTGCACGCTGCGTTGGACGCAATCGGCGCAAATCCACACCCCTTCGCCAGGGATAAGCGTGCCGGCGACACTTTCTGGGCGCCCGCAAAAGTTGCACCGCACCAATCGCGGCGGTCGGTAGCGTGCAACGACCAAGGTCAAAGCGAGAACCATGACGCCAATCAGCAAGACAATGTTGGGTCCAAGATAGGCGCGGGGCAACCACCCTGTCAAAGTCACATACCACAACCCCGCCACCATGAGCAGCACGGTACTGATGACAAGGGCGGCGCCCAACACCAACGGACGCAGTTGTTCCACGAGAACCTCCCAATTCAACGATGCCGATGGGGTGTCTGCAGCGAGCGAGAAAACGCGCGCTTCCCGTTCTAAATGCTCGGCGAGTTTCAGCATGATCTCGCCTAAGATGCCCTCGCGCTCCCCTTGCCGCACGAGGCTGATGAACAGAGGTGAGAAGTAGTGAGGGAAACGGGCAAAGGCGTGGGCGAGGCTGCGCCCTAAAGAGAGGTCTTGTGCGATGCTGTCCAAAACCGCCACCAGTTGCGGGTTGTCCGTTTGCTTGCGCAACACCGCGATGCCTTGAAAGGCATCCACGCCCGCCGACAAGATGGCGCTGAACTGCCGGCAAAAAATGGCTAATTCTGTTCGGCTAATGCCCCGCGGGCTCGCCGGCGTCATCGCGGTCGCCCCCCTCGTGGGCATTATCGTTCGGTGCGCACCCGTTCCACATATCGCCCCGTCCGTGTGTCCACGCGGATGATATCGCCGATGTTGATGAACAGGGGCACTTGAATGACCGCCCCAGTTTCCAAACGCGCCGGTTTTGTCCCGCCCGAAGCGGTATCGCCCCGCACGCCGGGGTCCGTTTCTGCGACCGTGAGTTCAACGGTCGTCGGCAATTCCACCAAGAGAGGTCGCTCCTCGTGGAAGATAAGGGTCACTTCGGCGCCGTCCTTGAGGAACTGTGCGGCGTCACCGACTTGATCAACGGTCAAAGTCACTTGGTCGTAAGTCTCCATGTCCATGAAGACAAATTCGTCCCCTTGCCGATAGAGGAACTGGAAGGGACGCCGTTCCACGATGGCTTGTTCAAATTCCTCGCCGGCGCGGAAGTTGCGTTCAATGACATTGCCCGACAGCAAGTGTTTCAGACGGGTGCGAACGTGGGCACCACCCCGACCCAACTTGACATGTTGGGCTTCCAACACCATGTAAATTTCCCCGTCAATCAGCACCGTGATCCCCGGTCGAAAGTCGTTCGTGGAGATCGCCATTGCCGTCCTGCCTCCTTAGCATCCGGTTGTCCGTCCACTCGCTATTGTGCGGTCGGTCGGCGCGGGGCGTCAAGGCGTAGCGCCGGCTAAACTTTCGCACCCATTTGACGGGCTTTTTCTACGGCTTCGTCTATGGTGCCGACGAGGTGGAACGCGCTCTCGGGCAGGTGGTCCCACTTGCCCTTCAGGATTTCGTCAAAACCGCGCAGGGTTTCATCTAAAGGCACATACGCGCCGGGGCGACCCGTGAAAACCTCGGCGACATGGAACGGCTGGCTCAGGAAAAGTTGCAGCCGGCGCGCCCGATGGACGACCAATTTGTCCTCGTCGCTCAACTCTTCCATGCCCAAAATGGCGATGATGTCCTGCAACTCGTTGTAGCGCTGCAAAATGCGCTGCACCTCACGGGCAACGCTGAAGTGCTGCTCGCCGACGAAACGCGGGTCAAGGATGCGCGAGGTAGAGGCTAATGGGTCAACGGCGGGGTAAATGGCTTTTTCAAACAATCGCCGTTCCAACACGATGGTGCCATCCAAGTGAGCGAAGGTCGTTGCCGGTGCTGGGTCGGTGATGTCGTCGGCGGGGACATAAATCGCCTGCACGCTGGTGATGGAGCCGCGTTTCGTCGTCGTGATGCGCTCTTGCAGTTGCGCCATTTCCGTGCCCAGCGTCGGTTGGTAGCCGACAGCGGACGGCATCCGCCCCAACAAGGACGACACTTCCGTTCCCGCTTGGGCGAAGCGGAAGATGTTGTCAATGAACAGCAAGACATCCATGCCTTTAACATCCCGCCAGTATTCCGCCATCGTCAGGGCTGCTAAACTCACCCGCAGCCGCGCGCCGGGCGGTTCGTTCATCTGCCCGAACACCAAAATCGTGCGGTTGATGACGCCTGATTGGCGCATTTCTAACCACAGGTCGTTGCCCTCACGCGTGCGTTCCCCGACCCCTGCGAACACGGAGATACCGCCGTGGGCGCGGGCGACATTGTGAATCAACTCCATCAGCAACACAGTTTTGCCCACGCCGGCGCCGCCGAAGAGCCCGATTTTCCCGCCACGCGGGAACGGCACCAACAGGTCCATGACTTTGATACCCGTCTCCAGTTGCTCGGACACAGTGCCTTGCTCCTCAAACGGGGGAGCGGGGCGGTGAATCGGCCAATACTCCTCAGCGTTGACAGGTCCTTGCTCGTCAATGGGGTTGCCGCAGACATCAAACAGGCGCCCCAAAGTGGCTTCCCCGACCGGCACCTTGATCGGTCCACCCGTATCGTAAACCACCATACCGCGTCGCAACCCGTCGGTGAAGTCCATCGCCACCGTTCGGACGATGTTGTCACCCAAGTGCTGTTGCACTTCCAAGACCAACGGGGGCATGCGGCTCGGGTCGGCGACGATCAGCGCGTTCATCACTTCGGGCACTTTGCCCTCCGGAAACTGCACATCTACGACGACACCCATGATTTGAACGATGCGCCCGGCGCGGTCAACCAACGGGCGCAAACCGCCATGCACTTCAGGTAGCGTCTCAACCATCCGATATTCACCTCCGTTAATTGCGCGCTCGGCACGGTCAGTCCCTTGCGCGGCGCATCGCTTCCACCGCCGTCGTGATTTCCAGCAACTCCTTCGTGATGTTCCACTGACGGATCTTGTTGGCTTGCAGCGTCAGTTGCTTGATGAGTTCCTCGGCGTTGTCAGCGGCTTGGCTCATCGCGTTCATGCGCGCCGCGTTTTCGCTGGCGAGACTTTCCAGCAGAATGTGGTAAACCTGATGCTCCACATAGCGCGGTAGCAACAGCGCCAGCAACTCAGGCGCTTGGGGCTCAAAGATGTATTCACGCACCGCCTCCCTCGTCCCCCGTTCTTCGTCCCCTGTCTCGCCCGTTTTGATAGGCAACAACGAGACGATTTTCGGGCGCTGCACCAATGCGTTGACAAATTCGCCGTAAGCGACATGCACTTCGTCCACTTCACCGCTCAAAAACCATTGCACGATGTCTTCGGCGATGGCTTTAAACTGGGCGAACGGTGCGGTCACCGGTAACTGCGGACGGTAACGAACGACAGGGTAACCCCGACGGGCGAAAAAGTCATGCCCTTTGCGCCCGATGCAGTAGAGCCAAAAGGGTGCGGCGCCGTCTTGGCTCAAGAACGCCTGCGCAGCGCGGATAATGTTACCGTTATATGCGCCACACAATCCTTTGTCCCCCGTGACGACGACCAACCCCCGCTTTTGGACGGGACGCGTCTGCAGCAACGGATGCTCAACGGCAGGCAAATGCGGGGCAAGCGTTTCCACAAGCCACCGCATCTTCTCGGTGTAAGGTTTGCCCGCTACCACGCGGTCTTGCACGCGACGCAGCCGCGCCGCTGCGACCATCTTCATCGCTGTCATGATTTTTTGTAAGTTCCGCACCGCGCGAATTTTTCGCCGAATGGCGCGCAAACTTTGCATCGCCGTTCACTCCGCCCGTTTCTTCGGTCTGTCAGACATTCTGCGCTGTTATTCCCGTGCAATCGGCAGATCCAACCGCCTTTGGGCCCAAAAGTGTCCCGACAGCGCCCTGCTTTCCACCGTTTAACCCCAGAGAATCCATTGTCACGATGCGGCGGCGAGTTGCGTCGGTGCTGACGCTTCCTTGCGTGCGGCGACGAAGTGTTCTTTGAACTCTTGCACGGCTTTGTGCATCTTCTGCTCCGTTTCGGCGGAGAAGTCCTTGGTCGTCTCAATCTCGTGGACGATTTCGGGGTAGCGCTCCCGCACCCACGGCAGGAACGCCTTTTCAAAGGGGCGCACCCAGTCGGCGGGCATGTCATCCAAGTAACCGTTGATGCCTGCAAAGATGATGAGCACTTGCTCCCAAAGCGCCATCGGTTGGTATTGGTCTTGTTTGAGGACTTCAACGAGCCGTTCGCCACGAATTAACTCCCGCCGCGTCACTTCGTCCAACTCGGCGGCAAATTGGGCGAACGCCGCCAACTCAAAGTAGCGCGCCATGTCCAACTTCAACCGGCGCGCCACCTTTTTCATCGCCGGATATTGCGCAGCGCTCCCGACACGCGAAACGCTGATGCCGACATTGATGGCGGGGCGAATGCCCGCATAGAACAGGTCAGGCTCAAGGTAAATCTGCCCGTCCGTGATGCTGATGACATTGGTCGGGATGTAGGCGCTGTAGTCGCCCAGTTGCGTTTCAATGACGGGGATAGCGGTCAGTGAACCCGCCCCTAATTCGTCGCTCAGTTTTGCCGCTCGCTCCAACAACCGCGAGTGCAGGTTGAACACATCGCCTGGATAGGCTTCGCGCCCTGGGGGACGGCGCAACAACAACGAAACTTGCCGATAGGCTTGAGCGTGTTTGCTTAGGTCGTCGTAAAAGATGACGGCATGCATCCCGTTATCGCGGAACCACTCGCCCATCGCACAGCCGGCGTAAGGAGCGATGTATTGCAGCGATGCAGGCTCGCTGGCAGACGCGGAAACGACGATGGTGTATTCCAGTGCGCCGTAGCGTTCCAGCGTTTCCACGACGCTTTTGACGGTGCTTTGTTTTTGTCCGATGGCGACATAGATGCAGTAAACGGGGTCACCCGCTTCGTGGAAGCGCTTTTGGTTGATGATGGTGTCCACGATGATAGCGGTCTTGCCCGTTTGGCGGTCGCCCAAAATCAACTCCCGTTGCCCGCGCCCGATGGGGATCATGGAGTCAATGGCTTTCAGCCCCGTCATGACAGGTTCCTTGACGGGTTGGCGTTTGACGACGCCGGGGGCTTTGACTTCAATGCGCCGAAACTCCTTGGCGGTAATAGCGCCTTTGCCGTCCAGCGGTTGCCCGACAGGGTTGACGACCCGCCCCAGCAACTCTTTACCGACGGGCACTTCCACGACGCGCCCCGTGCAGCGGACCTCATCGCCTTCACGGACGAACTGGTCAGGACCGAGCAGAACGATGCCCACGCTGTCCATCTCCAAGTTCAGGGCGATGCCGTAGAATTCGCGCCCCAATCGCTCACTGGCTTGCGGGAAGTAAAGCAGTTCGCTTGCCATCGCCCCTTGCAATCCGTAAGCGCGGGCGACACCGTCGCCGACCTCAATGACATAGCCGATGTCGGTCATCTCAATGACTTTTTCAATACCTTCCAGTTCCTGCAGCAGCACGCTGGTGATTTCCTCAGCACGAACCACCTTTAGGTCACCTCCGTCTCAGTTCACCCTTAGTTCACTTGACACCTGACGGTTTACGGGCGCACAGCGGTGTGCGCTTACAGAGTATTTTGTGATTGCCCTGTCCCTGTTGTCCCTTGCGGGTCGTTGAAGGCGGCTTCGGCTAAAGGGGTTTCAGCAGGGACGACGAACACTTGCCGCAGCCGCTCACGGATGCGCTCCAAGTGCCCCCGCAAACTCAAGTCCAACAGTTTGTCGCCGACGATAATGCGCATGCCGCCCACGATGGACGGGTCAACTTTCTCCCTGAGAAGAACTTTTTTGCCCGTGATTTCTTGCAAACGCCGCACGGTCATAGCCCGTTCCGCCTCGGTCAACGGGACAGCGCTGGTAACTTCTGCAACCACCTCGCCCCGATATTCGCGCACCACATCGGTGAAGACGCGAACGATATGGTCAAACGCTTCAACGCGTTTGTGCTTGACGACGGCGAGCAAAAAGTTGAGCGTGACGGAAGAAACACGCCCTTCCAAACGCCGCCTCAAACGCTGGGCTTTTTCGTTGAAAGGCACCAACGGCTGCGCCAAAAACTTCAGCAATTGCGGGGAGCGGTTGAACATATCCGCCAGCGCTTTGACTTCCGCTTCCACACGCTCCAACTCGCCGGCTTTGACAGCCGCGTGCAAAAGGGCAACAGCGTAGCGCCGTGCCTTCCAACCGCTCAGAACTTTCGCCAAGACATTCCCGCCTCCTTAGCGGTGGGGAGGGTGAGCCTTCCACCGCACTTATCCCTCACGCTCCCAAGCAAGGGGGTGAGGGTTCGTCGGGAGACTCACCCTCCCGATATGGGCTCAGTGAGTGACGCGGCGCTGCAGTTCCTTTTCCAAGATGTCGTTGATGAGTTCGTGGTGGGCGGTACGGTCAAGGCTGCGCTCAATGAGTTTCTCAGCTATCCGCACCGCCATGTCCACCACATAGTCGCGCAACTCCACCATGAGTTTCTCCCGCTCCAAGGCGATTTGCTCTTGGGCGCGCTGCAGGAGGCGTTCCGCCTGCTCACGGGCATCGGCGAGCAAGGCGTCACGGGCTTGATAGGCTTGCTGCATCGCCTCTTGCAAGCGGGCACGGGCGTCCTCTTCAATTTGGGCGAGGCGCTGCTCGTATTCCGCCCGCAGCCGCTCCATCTCTGCGCGCTGGCGGTCGGCGTCCTCTAAGGCTTTGCGCACCCGCTCCTCCCGCTCGCGAAAGATTTGCTGAACGGGCGCAAAGGCGAACTTGCGCAAAAGCCAATACAAGATGAGAAACGCGACCGCCTGCGACGCTATCCACTTCCAGTCTTTGGGCAGGTATTCGGCGATATTGCCCAAGAAATCCAGCGGTGCGGTCATGGAGTGTCACCGCCTACTTAACGAATGTCTTCGCCAGTTCCATGACTTGCTCAACGCCAGGCAAACGCCCTTGAATGACGAAAAAGCTCACCAGCACATAGATGACCAGCGATTCAATCAACGCCAGACCCAAGATGAGCGAGAAACGGATATCGCCTGCCGCTTCGGGTTGGCGGGCGATGCTTTCTACAGCGGCAGCGGCTGCACGGGCTTGGGCGTGCGAGGCGAATATCACCGCTAACGGCAAGCCCAGCCCAACTGCCAGCGCCAGTGCGGCAAGGTAGGCACCTAACGCACCCATCCGACCATCCCTCCTTGACACAGTTTCGCGGGGGCGAAGTGATTCGCCCCAACTCTTTTCACGGGTGATGCGCCACCCCTTCGTGGGCAGCGTTGTGGGCTTCCCCATGTCCTTCATGGTGTGCCACGAACAAAGCGATGTAAACAGCCGTCAGCGAGCTGAACACGAACGCTTGAATGAACGCGACCAACACATGTAACAGCACGACGGGCAACTGAAAGGGCATCGGCACCTGCGCCCACGACGGCAAAAACCCCAGCGCCTTCACAGCCGTGATGCCCAGTAAGGCGAACTGGTAGATCACTGTGTCCTCACCGAAAATGTTGCCGAACAAGCGGATGGACAGCGAAATGAGTTTGGACACTTCGCCGATTAAGTGCACCAACGGCGCTAAGGTGACGACATTGAAGATGGCGTTGACCAGCGGGTTCGGGAAGGGGCGGTCCACATAGTGCAGCAGGTAGTTTTTGAAGCCCAACTCCTTGATGGCGACGGCGTGGACGATCGTCAAGGACGCCGCCGCCAAACCGATGGTGATGTAGGGATGCGCGGTCGGCGACATGAAGCCGGGGATGAGCCCGATGAGGTTGAGCAGCAAAATGTAGGTGAAGAAACTGCCGATGACGGGCGCATATTTTTCGCCGCCAGGACCGATGGCGCTGCGGGCGAGCCCCTCAAAAAACTCCACCGCCATCTCCCACATCACTTGCCAGCGGCTGCGGGGCACGATGTCCAACCGCTGCGATAGCCACCAAAAAAAGACGACCAACCCGACCGCCACCACCAACGAAACGGTCAGCCAGTCAGGGATGCCCAGTATCTTGTAGACGCCGTGCAACCATGTCTCCTCAGGCGCAGAGACATGCATACCCGCACCGTGGGCGGCAGCTCCTCCATGGGCAACACCGTGTCCGACATCAGCCATGCGTTATCCCACCTTTGCACCACGCACCGTCTGTGGGTTATGGCAGGAGTTGGTCGTTGCGACCTTAACAGCGTTCAAGGGCGCGTTCGGATGCGCCCCTTCGCTCGGTCACCGGCTTGATGGCTTTGCAGCGTGATGCCCAACGCCTTCAGCGTGAACACGACATGGGGCGTGGCGATGCCCGCTGCCAGTAACGCCCCATCAAAATAACGCAGCCGTGTAAGAAAGTAAAGGCCTGCGACCAACACAGCCCATTTTCCCACCATGAGCGGGACCGCCCAGCGTCGTCGCAATTTGACCTCACCAGCCGCACGAAAAGTTTGCGTCACAAACAACTCCGTGACTTTGATGAAACTCAGGCTGACCAACACGCCCAGCGCGTAGTTGACGACCCACTTGCCGTTCGCCGTCGTGCACAACAGCAGTGCCACCAACCCGCCGACAAGCAGCGAAGTCCTGTAAACGCGTTGCAAAAGCCCGAGATCGGTTGGCGAAGGGGTTGCCATAGCCTGTTCACGCCTCGCTCGTTAGAGCGCTTTCATTTTGACACCCGCAAGAGCATCCGCACCAGTTCCACGGTGCCCGCCGTTCCGCCGACGATGACGCCGACGGCTTTGCCGATGGGGTCAACGCCGAAGCGTTTGTCCAGCCATGCGCCGACCAACCAGCCAAACAGCACCGCGCCGACCATGAAACTTCCTGCGGTCATCGCCACCATCCAGTCCATGCGGTGGCGGGGATTTTGTGGGTCAGGACGACCCATGATGGTTCACCTACCTCGGCGGAATGAACGCCTCACGGTGCTCCGACAACGACGCGGCGGTCGCGTCGCGCCGCCCCCCATCGCATCGCCCCAATAATTGCCACGCCCAGCCCGACGCCGAGCCAAATGCCGTGCACCGTGCGCAGCAACGATAGGGCAATAGGCGAGTGGGCGTGGCTAAAAGTGTTCATGACGGATGCCAACCCGATGACCGCAGGCACAAGCAACCATTGCCCGATTTTCGCTTCCAAGTGAGTGCCCGTCAGGAAAAAGAACGCCAGCACCAAAGCGGG is a window encoding:
- the dnaE gene encoding DNA polymerase III subunit alpha, with amino-acid sequence MRCNFVHLHVHSEYSLLDGAGRIKNLVRRACDLEMPALALTDHGVMYGVVEFYEACTEAGIKPLLGCEIYYTTKSRFDRGSRQHAEAYHLLLLCENEVGYSNLIKIVSKAHLEGFYYKPRADKELLAQYHDGLIATSACLASPICRAILRDDMPTAERLACEFRDIFGRDNFFLELQDHGIPEQRKVNEALVAMSRKLGIPLIVTNDVHYVRAEDWQAQDVLLAINTGSKSLEEEDRFRFKSREFYLKSAAEMQQLFPDHLDAMERTVEIAERCNCRLPLGEPKMPRYEVPGGLTPEEFLRKLCYERLPSRYPEPSEEVKKRLDYELQVICQKGYAGYFLIVWDIVHYARSQGILVGPGRGSAAGCMVSYVLGITNIDPLKYGLMFERFLNPERQTSPDIDLDFPDDRRDEIIAYVRRKYGDDHVAQIVTFGTLQARAAVRDSGRVLKIDPQTVDRVAKLIPPKLSLADALEMVFELRELYGSDERVRNWLDTAKAIEGLARHASTHPCGVVIGSRPLIELVPLQRGHEGGVITQYDGASVEKVGLVKMDFLGLRNSTIIGRTITLVRQTDGVEIDLNKLPLDDPKTYAMLSEGHTVGVFQMEKQGWRKLLRDLRPDRFEHLVPLVALYRPGPMEDIPVFVRRRHGEPIEYLHPKLEPILRDTFGVMLYQEQVMRIANELAGFSMPQAEILMRAMGKKKADLMEKMRPLFLEGAVNNGVPKETAEQLWERMSAFAQYAFNKSHSAAYALVAYQTAYLKANYPVQYMTAFLSANRNFRDKIVIGLEECRRMKIPVLPPDINRSHYDFAIEEHGGQRAIRFGLGAIKNVGDNAVEAILRVRDEGGPFADIADFLRRVRPHRAVTRAAVECLIKVGAFDPLHPNRHQLLQALELLWEQAGKSAAPAVGQTALFSESPAAPLQALLLPDVADVPLRQKLEWERELLGVFLSANPIQEGYKLVAHRITHGLDELVTVTPGALVRVWGMVVAVRLLVDRQNRPLMFARLQDHTGGEAEVVLSGDGYQQFAHLFEKDALLYLEGIVRVDEIVRHGDDEDEEDHQLVVRLNPRLVERFSLDDAPSGSMAPSASANGHARTFNGNGAAVHRRGDFAPAHSPPPPCSADGGSVKALPHSTAKPATVRSVDDTLGADSTLRLRLYLPATLPKDMADRLKVALTQSPGETPVEVVIQQGATNKVRALPIRVRLTQRLCQQLMALLGRDAVRIVRTKSA
- the gspF_1 gene encoding Putative type II secretion system protein F encodes the protein MTPASPRGISRTELAIFCRQFSAILSAGVDAFQGIAVLRKQTDNPQLVAVLDSIAQDLSLGRSLAHAFARFPHYFSPLFISLVRQGEREGILGEIMLKLAEHLEREARVFSLAADTPSASLNWEVLVEQLRPLVLGAALVISTVLLMVAGLWYVTLTGWLPRAYLGPNIVLLIGVMVLALTLVVARYRPPRLVRCNFCGRPESVAGTLIPGEGVWICADCVQRSVQILREHQAALADQPVEVNSPRSDAEMATSDTMPQQETLWRPRGQVIYLSDTAPSEDERIKILPKPDEGA
- the efp gene encoding Elongation factor P, translating into MAISTNDFRPGITVLIDGEIYMVLEAQHVKLGRGGAHVRTRLKHLLSGNVIERNFRAGEEFEQAIVERRPFQFLYRQGDEFVFMDMETYDQVTLTVDQVGDAAQFLKDGAEVTLIFHEERPLLVELPTTVELTVAETDPGVRGDTASGGTKPARLETGAVIQVPLFINIGDIIRVDTRTGRYVERVRTER
- the atpD gene encoding ATP synthase subunit beta, producing the protein MVETLPEVHGGLRPLVDRAGRIVQIMGVVVDVQFPEGKVPEVMNALIVADPSRMPPLVLEVQQHLGDNIVRTVAMDFTDGLRRGMVVYDTGGPIKVPVGEATLGRLFDVCGNPIDEQGPVNAEEYWPIHRPAPPFEEQGTVSEQLETGIKVMDLLVPFPRGGKIGLFGGAGVGKTVLLMELIHNVARAHGGISVFAGVGERTREGNDLWLEMRQSGVINRTILVFGQMNEPPGARLRVSLAALTMAEYWRDVKGMDVLLFIDNIFRFAQAGTEVSSLLGRMPSAVGYQPTLGTEMAQLQERITTTKRGSITSVQAIYVPADDITDPAPATTFAHLDGTIVLERRLFEKAIYPAVDPLASTSRILDPRFVGEQHFSVAREVQRILQRYNELQDIIAILGMEELSDEDKLVVHRARRLQLFLSQPFHVAEVFTGRPGAYVPLDETLRGFDEILKGKWDHLPESAFHLVGTIDEAVEKARQMGAKV
- the atpG gene encoding ATP synthase gamma chain, with protein sequence MQSLRAIRRKIRAVRNLQKIMTAMKMVAAARLRRVQDRVVAGKPYTEKMRWLVETLAPHLPAVEHPLLQTRPVQKRGLVVVTGDKGLCGAYNGNIIRAAQAFLSQDGAAPFWLYCIGRKGHDFFARRGYPVVRYRPQLPVTAPFAQFKAIAEDIVQWFLSGEVDEVHVAYGEFVNALVQRPKIVSLLPIKTGETGDEERGTREAVREYIFEPQAPELLALLLPRYVEHQVYHILLESLASENAARMNAMSQAADNAEELIKQLTLQANKIRQWNITKELLEITTAVEAMRRARD
- the atpA gene encoding ATP synthase subunit alpha, whose translation is MVRAEEITSVLLQELEGIEKVIEMTDIGYVIEVGDGVARAYGLQGAMASELLYFPQASERLGREFYGIALNLEMDSVGIVLLGPDQFVREGDEVRCTGRVVEVPVGKELLGRVVNPVGQPLDGKGAITAKEFRRIEVKAPGVVKRQPVKEPVMTGLKAIDSMIPIGRGQRELILGDRQTGKTAIIVDTIINQKRFHEAGDPVYCIYVAIGQKQSTVKSVVETLERYGALEYTIVVSASASEPASLQYIAPYAGCAMGEWFRDNGMHAVIFYDDLSKHAQAYRQVSLLLRRPPGREAYPGDVFNLHSRLLERAAKLSDELGAGSLTAIPVIETQLGDYSAYIPTNVISITDGQIYLEPDLFYAGIRPAINVGISVSRVGSAAQYPAMKKVARRLKLDMARYFELAAFAQFAAELDEVTRRELIRGERLVEVLKQDQYQPMALWEQVLIIFAGINGYLDDMPADWVRPFEKAFLPWVRERYPEIVHEIETTKDFSAETEQKMHKAVQEFKEHFVAARKEASAPTQLAAAS
- the atpH gene encoding ATP synthase subunit delta, translating into MAKVLSGWKARRYAVALLHAAVKAGELERVEAEVKALADMFNRSPQLLKFLAQPLVPFNEKAQRLRRRLEGRVSSVTLNFLLAVVKHKRVEAFDHIVRVFTDVVREYRGEVVAEVTSAVPLTEAERAMTVRRLQEITGKKVLLREKVDPSIVGGMRIIVGDKLLDLSLRGHLERIRERLRQVFVVPAETPLAEAAFNDPQGTTGTGQSQNTL
- the atpF gene encoding ATP synthase subunit b, sodium ion specific; protein product: MTAPLDFLGNIAEYLPKDWKWIASQAVAFLILYWLLRKFAFAPVQQIFREREERVRKALEDADRQRAEMERLRAEYEQRLAQIEEDARARLQEAMQQAYQARDALLADAREQAERLLQRAQEQIALEREKLMVELRDYVVDMAVRIAEKLIERSLDRTAHHELINDILEKELQRRVTH